The following proteins come from a genomic window of Nitrospira sp.:
- a CDS encoding Ribonuclease HII: protein MIGEGMYDRPTEEFERTARLRGYRRIAGIDEAGRGPLAGPVVAAAVVLPTRCRLLGVDDSKQLSEGKRDRLYVAILEQALGVGIGSADVGEIDRFNILEATRLAMRRAIDQLAPSPDYLLIDAVALPGIRISVQPIIKGDSLSLSIAAASIVAKVTRDRLMAMYHEMFPEYDFLSHKGYCTTGHLRRLARHGPCSIHRRTFMPVQEVIIAAKRSGDR from the coding sequence ATGATCGGCGAAGGGATGTATGATAGACCCACCGAAGAGTTCGAACGGACAGCCCGGCTGCGTGGGTATCGTCGTATCGCCGGTATCGATGAAGCCGGACGCGGTCCATTAGCAGGTCCGGTCGTCGCCGCCGCTGTCGTCTTACCGACCCGATGTCGTCTCTTAGGTGTCGATGATTCCAAGCAACTTTCTGAAGGAAAGCGAGACCGATTGTATGTCGCGATTCTTGAGCAAGCCCTGGGGGTGGGAATCGGATCGGCGGACGTCGGTGAGATCGATCGGTTCAATATTCTAGAAGCGACCCGGCTAGCGATGCGGCGAGCCATCGATCAATTGGCGCCTTCCCCTGATTATCTCCTCATTGATGCCGTGGCTCTTCCCGGGATCAGAATCTCTGTACAGCCTATCATTAAGGGAGACTCGCTTTCCCTCTCGATCGCCGCTGCCTCCATCGTCGCCAAAGTCACGAGGGATCGTCTCATGGCGATGTATCATGAAATGTTCCCCGAATATGATTTCCTCTCGCATAAGGGGTATTGTACGACAGGACATCTGCGGCGATTGGCGCGCCACGGCCCATGCTCCATTCACCGTCGAACGTTCATGCCGGTGCAAGAGGTGATCATCGCCGCCAAAAGGAGTGGGGACAGATGA
- a CDS encoding Murein hydrolase activator EnvC, with product MRIFFVILLCGLAVGGEWASVAGAANDPISEKIERERKTLETLKDKIEEKRKRADEAEKKRESVLQGIQSLDEGLVHHRQDHHEISRKLRQKDREIEEITDRLMAMRTSIDARREAILARLRVQYMEGRFGRVKALLTADSYSDFQRRGQYLSAVSHKDYELLETFRADMERMEQAERQRTEARAVLVAFKLNIEKKLADIRVLQKEKKVYLAKITHEKDSYNRAVEELQRSASRVDGLLHDLETRRRAMALHPPASSPLAHGVRGTLPWPADGKVVSYFGRQKHPTFNTYVQRKGIEIRTTEGSVIHAVMAGSVVYADWLKGYGLVIILDHANGFFSLYAHASKILAKAGEQVTEGQPIGETGDTGMIGENTLYFELREGAEPVDPLHWLAKR from the coding sequence ATGAGAATCTTCTTCGTCATCCTCCTCTGTGGTCTTGCGGTAGGAGGAGAATGGGCATCGGTGGCGGGTGCGGCGAATGATCCGATCTCCGAAAAAATTGAGCGTGAGAGAAAGACGCTTGAGACGCTGAAGGACAAGATCGAGGAAAAACGGAAACGGGCCGATGAAGCAGAAAAAAAAAGAGAATCGGTTTTGCAAGGCATCCAATCTCTGGACGAAGGGCTGGTCCATCATCGTCAGGACCATCATGAGATCAGCAGGAAACTGCGACAGAAAGATCGGGAGATTGAAGAAATTACAGATCGGCTGATGGCGATGCGAACCAGCATTGATGCACGGCGTGAGGCCATTCTTGCCCGGCTTCGCGTACAGTACATGGAAGGACGGTTTGGGCGCGTGAAGGCTCTCTTAACGGCGGACTCATACAGTGATTTCCAGCGTCGAGGGCAATACCTCTCTGCCGTTTCGCACAAGGACTATGAACTGTTGGAGACATTTCGAGCCGATATGGAGCGGATGGAACAGGCCGAGCGTCAGCGCACCGAGGCCAGAGCCGTACTGGTCGCCTTCAAGCTCAACATCGAGAAGAAGCTGGCCGACATTCGAGTGCTTCAGAAGGAGAAAAAGGTTTATCTGGCGAAAATCACACATGAAAAAGATTCCTATAATCGCGCGGTCGAAGAACTACAGCGTTCTGCCTCGCGAGTGGATGGCTTGTTGCATGATTTGGAAACGCGCCGGCGTGCCATGGCTTTGCACCCTCCGGCGTCTTCACCCTTGGCTCACGGGGTGAGAGGCACACTGCCTTGGCCGGCCGATGGAAAAGTCGTGTCGTACTTCGGGCGTCAGAAACATCCCACATTCAATACCTATGTCCAACGCAAAGGCATCGAAATCCGAACCACAGAGGGAAGCGTGATCCATGCCGTCATGGCCGGAAGCGTCGTCTATGCGGACTGGTTGAAAGGATACGGACTCGTTATAATCCTAGATCACGCCAACGGATTTTTTTCTCTGTATGCGCATGCGTCCAAGATTCTGGCCAAAGCGGGGGAGCAAGTAACCGAAGGCCAACCGATCGGAGAGACAGGAGACACGGGCATGATTGGAGAAAATACTTTATACTTCGAGTTGCGCGAAGGGGCCGAGCCAGTTGATCCGCTCCACTGGCTGGCAAAACGATAA
- a CDS encoding tRNA (guanine(37)-N(1))-methyltransferase, whose protein sequence is MLRFDVLTLFPGMFAPVLAHSMLKRGQEKGLLTVKVHNLRDFTADRHKVVDDMPYGGGAGMVMKAEPILLAVAALRNEAKANGDDIRMMFPTPHGRPFTQGYAQQLAGERRRIVILCGHYEGVDERVRLTLAPEEVSLGDYVLTGGELPALILIDAAARLVPGVLGDPSSVLEESFSDALLEYPQYTRPAEIGGIGVPDVLLSGHHEAIRLWRRKQALRSTYMRRPDLLKDRIFTKEDQQLLDELMSEGLLTAPTSRREEG, encoded by the coding sequence ATGTTGAGGTTCGATGTGCTGACACTATTCCCCGGGATGTTCGCTCCGGTCTTGGCTCACAGCATGCTCAAACGAGGCCAAGAAAAAGGGCTTCTCACCGTGAAGGTGCATAATTTGCGGGACTTCACGGCGGATCGCCACAAAGTCGTCGATGATATGCCGTATGGAGGCGGGGCCGGCATGGTCATGAAGGCCGAGCCGATCCTTCTTGCGGTTGCCGCGCTTCGGAATGAAGCGAAGGCAAACGGTGACGACATTCGGATGATGTTTCCAACTCCTCACGGGCGGCCTTTTACACAAGGCTATGCCCAGCAGTTGGCGGGTGAACGTCGCCGAATCGTCATTCTGTGCGGGCACTATGAGGGAGTGGATGAGCGCGTCCGTCTGACATTGGCTCCGGAGGAAGTTTCACTCGGAGATTATGTGTTGACCGGCGGCGAATTGCCGGCGCTCATATTGATCGATGCGGCGGCAAGGCTCGTTCCCGGCGTCTTGGGCGATCCAAGCTCTGTCTTGGAAGAATCGTTTTCCGATGCGTTGCTGGAGTATCCGCAGTACACGAGGCCGGCAGAAATCGGAGGAATCGGTGTGCCCGATGTCTTACTCTCGGGCCATCATGAGGCCATTCGGTTGTGGCGTCGAAAACAAGCGTTGCGCAGCACCTATATGCGACGCCCCGATCTTTTGAAGGATCGGATATTCACGAAGGAAGATCAACAGTTATTGGATGAATTGATGAGCGAAGGCCTTTTGACGGCCCCGACATCACGCCGGGAGGAGGGTTAA
- a CDS encoding Cell-division-associated, ABC-transporter-like signaling protein FtsX has translation MRRLFYLVREAWANMRTNRTTTIVAVLTTAFALACVGIFLLLYVNLRNAAGSLQEDVKVMVYLDDRLPGKKIQELERRLRTDRMVDGLLFISKEQALGEFRVQFPSESHLLEGLGENPLPASFVVTLASSFRSPDAMKSWVERVQTMEGVAKVDYNQEWLSLLAELIGYIELAAIGVGILLSAAAVTIIGNTIRLALLARREEIEILRSIGATRTFIRIPYFLEGAVLGACGSALSLGILKFAFELFRQQIQLTGRFSGIEGMISFFPLSVCLALIMVGMGLGFAGSVVSLLRVGEGRA, from the coding sequence ATGAGGCGACTATTTTATCTCGTTCGCGAAGCATGGGCCAACATGCGGACCAATCGCACGACGACGATCGTCGCCGTTCTGACTACGGCGTTTGCCTTGGCCTGTGTGGGCATCTTTCTGTTGCTCTATGTGAATCTACGAAATGCAGCGGGGTCGCTCCAAGAAGATGTCAAGGTCATGGTTTATTTGGATGATCGACTTCCCGGCAAAAAAATTCAGGAATTGGAGCGAAGACTTAGGACCGATCGTATGGTTGACGGGTTGCTCTTTATTTCGAAAGAACAGGCGCTGGGAGAATTTCGAGTTCAATTCCCCAGTGAGTCTCACTTGCTCGAGGGGCTTGGCGAAAACCCGCTCCCGGCCTCGTTCGTGGTGACGCTTGCGTCGAGCTTCCGGTCTCCGGACGCCATGAAAAGCTGGGTCGAACGAGTGCAAACAATGGAAGGCGTCGCCAAGGTGGACTATAATCAAGAATGGCTCAGTCTATTGGCCGAACTGATCGGATATATCGAGCTGGCGGCGATCGGGGTTGGTATCCTCCTTTCTGCAGCCGCGGTGACGATTATCGGGAATACGATCAGGCTTGCGCTGTTGGCCAGACGGGAGGAGATTGAAATTCTTCGCTCGATTGGAGCCACGCGCACGTTCATCCGTATTCCATATTTCCTCGAAGGAGCCGTGCTCGGAGCCTGTGGGAGCGCGCTGTCGTTGGGAATCCTCAAGTTCGCGTTTGAACTGTTCCGGCAGCAGATCCAACTGACAGGCCGTTTCAGCGGGATCGAAGGTATGATCTCGTTCTTTCCTCTCTCGGTGTGTCTGGCGCTCATCATGGTGGGAATGGGGCTCGGCTTTGCCGGTAGCGTCGTGTCGCTTCTTCGTGTCGGGGAAGGGCGGGCATGA
- a CDS encoding RNA-binding region RNP-1, with amino-acid sequence MGAKIYVGGLPYSTTEQQLSDLFAAHGAVASARIITDKFTGQSRGFGFVEMSSDAEAQAAITALNGTQLGGRTLTVNEARPQEPRSGGGGRGGFAGGRG; translated from the coding sequence ATGGGTGCGAAGATCTATGTCGGTGGATTGCCCTATTCAACGACTGAGCAACAACTAAGCGACTTGTTTGCGGCGCATGGGGCCGTTGCCTCGGCGCGGATTATCACGGACAAGTTCACCGGGCAGTCTCGAGGGTTTGGATTTGTCGAGATGTCATCCGATGCTGAGGCGCAAGCGGCGATTACCGCCTTGAACGGCACGCAACTCGGTGGTCGTACGTTAACAGTGAACGAAGCTCGCCCTCAGGAGCCACGTTCTGGTGGAGGAGGGCGTGGAGGATTCGCGGGCGGTCGCGGGTAA
- a CDS encoding carboxyl-terminal protease: MEQQPRRKSWVVGPMIALALLCGVIIGKGWERTGHAGETYEELKTFSEVLNQVQKHYVDETKPKDLIQGAIRGMLSTLDPHSAYMTPEMYKEMQVETRGEFGGVGIQIGVKDNRLAVIAPIEGTPAHRAGIKAGDFIIKVNDDPTKDLTLMDAVQKMRGPKGSKVNLTIQRDGATDPLVFTLVRDTIKIESVKSKVIDNLGYVRLTQFQEATGRDLSKAIKQFKEQKVQGTILDLRNNPGGLLTAAVDVSEQFLPSGKLVVYTKSREGKKDEWFAKSKDQLEDLPVIILVNEGSASASEIVAGALQDWGRAVVVGTTSFGKGSVQTILALGDGSGLRLTTAKYYTPKGRSIQSTGITPDIVVKLTTPVLAKADGKPAEKDQEGKAVKPPTGKDASPPSGKFLEEANPKNGTVPQSSPAEVGGELSLEQDVQLQKAVELLKSWKIFKELKSS; the protein is encoded by the coding sequence ATGGAACAGCAGCCGCGGCGGAAGTCTTGGGTGGTCGGACCGATGATCGCACTCGCCCTGCTCTGCGGAGTGATCATCGGGAAAGGCTGGGAGCGAACCGGTCATGCCGGTGAAACGTATGAAGAGCTCAAGACCTTCTCCGAAGTCTTGAATCAGGTTCAAAAGCACTATGTCGATGAGACGAAGCCGAAGGACCTTATTCAAGGGGCCATTCGCGGCATGCTGTCGACGCTTGATCCGCACTCAGCGTATATGACCCCAGAGATGTATAAGGAAATGCAGGTCGAAACCAGGGGGGAGTTCGGCGGAGTCGGCATTCAAATCGGTGTGAAGGACAATCGGCTGGCCGTGATCGCGCCGATCGAAGGCACCCCTGCACATCGAGCCGGAATCAAAGCCGGCGATTTCATCATTAAAGTCAACGATGACCCCACGAAGGATCTGACCTTGATGGATGCCGTCCAGAAAATGCGCGGACCGAAAGGCAGCAAGGTCAATCTCACTATTCAACGGGATGGAGCAACGGACCCCTTGGTGTTTACCCTCGTTCGGGATACCATCAAAATTGAAAGCGTGAAGTCGAAGGTCATCGACAATCTGGGCTATGTTCGGCTGACTCAATTTCAGGAAGCGACCGGACGTGATCTTTCAAAAGCAATCAAACAATTCAAGGAACAGAAGGTCCAAGGAACCATTCTCGATCTGCGAAACAATCCAGGCGGCTTGCTGACCGCGGCCGTCGATGTGTCCGAACAATTTCTTCCCAGCGGGAAGCTGGTTGTGTATACCAAGAGCCGGGAAGGGAAAAAGGACGAATGGTTCGCGAAGTCCAAGGATCAACTGGAAGACCTTCCGGTCATCATTCTCGTCAACGAGGGATCGGCGAGTGCGTCGGAGATCGTAGCCGGGGCACTGCAAGATTGGGGGCGGGCCGTCGTGGTTGGGACGACTTCCTTCGGAAAAGGGTCGGTGCAGACGATCTTGGCCCTCGGTGATGGTTCGGGGCTTCGTCTCACGACCGCGAAGTACTATACGCCAAAAGGTCGGTCGATCCAGTCGACCGGGATTACTCCTGATATTGTCGTGAAGCTGACGACGCCGGTCCTCGCCAAGGCCGACGGGAAGCCGGCTGAAAAGGACCAGGAGGGGAAAGCCGTCAAACCACCGACAGGAAAAGATGCTTCGCCGCCGAGTGGAAAGTTTCTTGAGGAGGCAAATCCGAAGAACGGCACAGTTCCACAGTCGTCACCGGCTGAAGTGGGAGGGGAACTCTCACTTGAGCAGGATGTCCAGCTGCAGAAGGCGGTGGAACTGCTGAAGAGCTGGAAGATCTTCAAAGAACTCAAGAGTTCCTAA
- a CDS encoding Excinuclease ABC subunit B: MPPFKLEAPFQACGDQPEAIARLTDGVQSGKKHQVLLGVTGSGKTFTMANLIERVQKPTLVLVHNKTLAGQLYQEFKQFFPHNAVEYFVSYYDYYQPEAYIPQSDTYIAKDASINDAIDQMRHSATTELLQRNDVLIVSSVSCIYGLGSPEVYHDMLIYLEEGVETRRERILSKLVEIQYERNDVDFHRGTFRARGDVIEIFPASSEAKSVRIELFGDVVDAIHEIDPLTGKSLARLPKIAIYPNTHYLIAPDRYERAITGIEEELEERLASFRKTGRLLEAQRLEQRTKFDLEMIRAMGYCHGIENYSRHLSGRRSGEPPPTLLDYFPKDFLLIVDESHATVPQVGGMYEGDYSRKRTLVEYGFRLPSAVDNRPLTFSEFESCLNQVVYVSATPGRYELEHAGRDVVEQIVRPTGLMDPPIDVVPAKGQVDHLLGQVRAEVAKRGRVLITTLTKRMAEDLTEYYHDLGIKVRYLHSDIKTLERAEIVRDLRCGTFDVLVGINLLREGLDLPEVSLVAILDADKEGYLRSYRALIQTAGRAARNLEGRVIFYGDVVTDSMKQAIEETNRRRGIQAEYNRVHGITPVGITKGIPSLEYAVADMDYVRLDLVAESIEPYGSSESTDQLIERLESEMKAAAKELAFERAAELRNHIRSLRLQALNAKS, encoded by the coding sequence GTGCCGCCTTTTAAGTTAGAAGCTCCCTTTCAAGCCTGCGGGGATCAGCCGGAAGCCATCGCAAGATTGACTGACGGAGTGCAGTCCGGGAAGAAACATCAGGTCCTGCTTGGAGTGACGGGGTCCGGCAAGACCTTCACGATGGCGAATCTCATCGAGCGTGTCCAGAAGCCGACGCTCGTGTTGGTCCACAACAAGACGTTGGCCGGCCAACTCTATCAAGAGTTCAAGCAGTTTTTCCCCCACAACGCCGTCGAATACTTCGTGAGCTATTACGACTATTATCAACCGGAGGCGTATATTCCGCAGAGTGACACGTATATCGCGAAAGATGCCTCGATCAACGATGCTATTGATCAGATGCGCCATTCCGCCACGACCGAACTGTTGCAGCGAAACGACGTGCTGATCGTATCCTCGGTGTCCTGCATCTATGGGCTTGGGTCACCGGAGGTCTACCATGACATGCTCATTTATTTGGAGGAGGGCGTTGAAACAAGGCGAGAAAGGATATTATCGAAACTGGTGGAAATCCAATACGAGCGCAATGATGTGGATTTTCATCGAGGGACGTTCCGGGCGCGTGGGGACGTGATCGAGATTTTTCCTGCCTCGTCTGAGGCCAAGTCGGTGCGCATCGAGCTGTTCGGAGACGTTGTGGATGCCATTCATGAGATCGATCCGCTCACCGGGAAATCATTGGCCAGGCTTCCCAAAATCGCGATCTATCCGAATACCCATTACCTCATCGCCCCCGATCGCTATGAACGGGCCATTACCGGCATTGAGGAAGAATTGGAGGAACGCTTGGCCTCGTTCAGGAAGACGGGTCGGCTGCTGGAGGCTCAACGGCTTGAACAGCGCACCAAGTTCGATCTGGAGATGATCCGAGCCATGGGGTATTGCCATGGGATCGAAAATTACTCACGTCATCTCAGCGGACGGAGGTCGGGTGAGCCTCCTCCCACATTATTGGACTATTTCCCAAAGGATTTTCTGTTGATCGTCGATGAATCTCACGCGACCGTGCCGCAAGTCGGCGGGATGTATGAGGGAGATTACTCCAGAAAACGGACGTTGGTGGAGTATGGATTTCGACTCCCTTCGGCCGTCGACAACCGTCCATTGACGTTTTCCGAGTTCGAGAGTTGTCTCAATCAGGTGGTGTATGTGTCCGCGACACCGGGTCGCTACGAGCTCGAACATGCCGGCCGTGATGTGGTTGAGCAGATCGTTCGCCCAACGGGTCTCATGGACCCGCCAATCGATGTCGTGCCGGCCAAAGGGCAGGTAGACCACCTGCTTGGCCAGGTACGTGCGGAAGTGGCCAAGAGAGGGCGAGTTCTGATTACGACCTTGACGAAGCGCATGGCGGAAGATTTGACCGAGTATTATCACGACCTGGGAATCAAAGTGCGCTATCTGCATTCCGACATTAAGACTCTTGAGCGAGCCGAAATCGTCCGCGATCTCCGGTGCGGGACGTTTGACGTGCTGGTCGGCATCAATTTATTGCGTGAAGGGCTCGATCTCCCCGAAGTGAGCCTAGTGGCCATTCTTGATGCCGATAAGGAAGGGTATCTGCGCTCGTACCGCGCGCTGATTCAAACAGCCGGACGAGCCGCACGCAATCTTGAAGGACGGGTCATTTTTTACGGAGATGTTGTGACGGATTCGATGAAGCAGGCGATCGAAGAAACGAACCGCCGCCGCGGGATCCAAGCCGAGTATAACCGAGTCCACGGGATTACTCCGGTCGGTATTACGAAAGGGATTCCTTCCCTTGAGTATGCGGTGGCCGACATGGATTATGTCCGGTTGGATCTCGTCGCTGAATCGATCGAACCGTACGGGAGTTCGGAATCAACGGATCAGCTCATCGAACGATTGGAGTCGGAAATGAAAGCTGCCGCCAAAGAGTTGGCCTTTGAACGGGCTGCAGAGCTACGCAATCACATTCGATCGCTCCGGCTTCAAGCGTTGAACGCCAAGTCATAA
- a CDS encoding SSU ribosomal protein S16p, with amino-acid sequence MAVHLRLARTGRHKRPMYRVVAADSRKARDGRFLEILGIFDPLKEAGVPELKQERVLTWLRHGAQPTVTVRTLLRRAGVWTQFEAEKAAQKKAPATS; translated from the coding sequence GTGGCTGTACATTTGAGACTCGCTCGAACGGGAAGGCACAAACGACCGATGTATCGGGTGGTAGCGGCTGATTCACGAAAAGCGCGCGACGGGCGATTCCTGGAAATTCTTGGAATTTTTGACCCGTTGAAAGAAGCGGGCGTGCCGGAGTTGAAGCAGGAACGTGTTCTGACTTGGCTGAGACACGGTGCTCAACCCACGGTGACCGTGCGGACGTTGTTGCGCAGAGCCGGAGTCTGGACGCAGTTTGAGGCCGAAAAAGCCGCGCAGAAAAAAGCGCCTGCGACATCCTGA
- a CDS encoding Signal recognition particle protein Ffh, producing MLDALSDKFEKILKKLRGQGVLTEQNITEALKDVRFALLEADVNFKIVKEFIDRVRQKAVGQEVLQSLTPGHQVVKIVWDELKAMMGHERAGLALSSKPPTILMMVGLQGAGKTTASGKLARLFKNQGKRVLLVAADPRRPAAGEQLSALGRDLGVEVHRADRVQASQSDVVHICRAGVERGRDQGFDLIILDTGGRLHIDDELMNELVAVKASVSPHEVLLVADAMTGQDAVTMAGQFDQKVGLTGIILTKVEGDARGGAVLSIRAATGKPIKFLGVGEKLDALEPFHPDRMASRILGMGDVLSLIEKAQESITREQAEEAQKRLTTNTFTLEDFRTQLGQMNRMGSFEQILGMLPGGQKLKHAIEGDKPEREIGRVIAVIDSMTPRERRDHTIINGSRKKRIARGSGTTVQDVNRLIKQFLSAKKLAKAMAGAGGRRQLAQLMRSM from the coding sequence ATGCTCGATGCGCTCAGCGATAAGTTTGAGAAAATTTTGAAGAAGCTCCGAGGGCAGGGTGTGCTCACGGAGCAGAATATCACGGAAGCGCTGAAAGATGTGCGGTTTGCGCTTCTTGAAGCGGACGTCAACTTTAAGATCGTCAAGGAGTTCATTGATCGCGTCCGCCAAAAGGCCGTGGGCCAGGAAGTCCTCCAGAGCCTGACTCCCGGACATCAGGTCGTCAAAATCGTCTGGGATGAGCTCAAAGCGATGATGGGGCATGAGCGGGCGGGGCTTGCCCTGAGCTCAAAGCCGCCGACCATCCTGATGATGGTTGGATTGCAAGGAGCCGGCAAGACCACCGCCAGCGGCAAGCTCGCGCGCCTGTTTAAGAATCAGGGCAAGCGAGTGCTGTTGGTTGCCGCCGACCCGCGTCGTCCAGCAGCCGGTGAGCAGCTGAGCGCCCTTGGTCGGGATCTCGGAGTGGAGGTTCACCGTGCGGATCGCGTTCAGGCTTCTCAGTCGGATGTGGTGCATATTTGCCGTGCGGGTGTAGAGCGAGGGCGCGATCAGGGTTTTGATCTCATCATTCTGGATACCGGAGGTCGATTGCATATCGACGACGAGTTAATGAACGAACTTGTCGCCGTGAAAGCATCCGTGTCTCCTCATGAGGTGTTGCTGGTAGCCGACGCGATGACCGGGCAGGATGCGGTCACCATGGCCGGGCAGTTTGATCAAAAGGTCGGATTGACCGGTATTATTCTGACAAAAGTTGAAGGGGACGCACGCGGAGGGGCGGTCTTGTCGATCCGGGCCGCAACCGGCAAGCCCATCAAATTTCTTGGTGTCGGGGAAAAGCTGGATGCACTGGAGCCGTTTCATCCGGACCGGATGGCTTCCCGTATCCTTGGGATGGGCGACGTGTTGTCGCTCATTGAGAAAGCCCAAGAAAGCATCACTCGGGAGCAGGCGGAGGAAGCTCAGAAGCGGCTCACCACCAATACCTTCACCCTGGAAGATTTTCGGACTCAGCTCGGCCAGATGAACCGCATGGGCTCGTTCGAGCAGATTCTTGGCATGCTCCCAGGCGGGCAAAAACTCAAGCATGCGATCGAAGGCGACAAGCCGGAGCGGGAGATCGGCCGTGTAATCGCCGTGATCGATTCAATGACTCCGCGGGAACGTCGCGATCATACCATCATCAATGGAAGCCGGAAGAAACGGATCGCCCGTGGCAGCGGCACGACGGTGCAGGATGTGAATCGTCTCATCAAGCAGTTTTTGTCCGCCAAGAAGTTGGCAAAAGCCATGGCTGGTGCGGGAGGGCGCCGACAGCTCGCCCAGCTCATGAGATCGATGTGA
- a CDS encoding LSU ribosomal protein L19p: protein MNQLERIQRSLTKKSVPSFEIGDTVRVHVKVVEGEKERIQVYEGTVIARKGSLNTETFTVRKLSYGVGVERIFPVHSPIVSKVDVVRQGRVRRAKLYYLRGKKGRFAKVEEREFVGESKPSTQPTASEEEAVTA, encoded by the coding sequence ATGAATCAGTTGGAGCGAATTCAGCGGTCGTTGACGAAAAAATCAGTGCCAAGCTTTGAGATCGGGGATACCGTCAGGGTCCATGTCAAAGTCGTCGAAGGTGAGAAAGAACGTATTCAAGTCTATGAAGGCACCGTCATCGCGCGCAAGGGAAGTTTGAATACCGAAACGTTTACGGTCCGAAAACTTTCGTACGGAGTCGGAGTCGAACGGATTTTCCCCGTACATTCTCCCATCGTCTCCAAGGTCGATGTGGTTCGGCAGGGGCGCGTTCGGCGCGCGAAGCTGTACTATCTGCGCGGCAAAAAAGGGAGATTCGCGAAGGTCGAAGAGCGCGAGTTTGTGGGAGAGAGTAAGCCGTCGACACAACCGACGGCTTCTGAGGAGGAGGCCGTCACGGCCTAG
- a CDS encoding Cell-division-associated, ABC-transporter-like signaling protein FtsE, whose translation MDAIIQLIHVSKWHDRKAALSDVTLEIEKGEFVLLMGASGAGKSTLLRMLIGEEQPDEGQIFVHGRNVTKMRPTEIPYLRRKAGAVFQDFRLLPKKSVFDNVALPLIVQGASEKDIRRKVTEALRAVDVDHKKDQLPNNLSTGEQQRVCIARAIVNGPVVLLADEPTGNLDPERTREIMELFKLINARGTTVLVATHDPHVLNHVNRRVITLVQGVLLSERRIGQGVGV comes from the coding sequence ATGGATGCCATCATCCAACTCATCCATGTGTCCAAATGGCATGATCGAAAAGCCGCGCTGTCCGATGTCACGCTCGAGATCGAGAAGGGAGAGTTCGTCCTGCTCATGGGAGCGAGCGGGGCCGGGAAGTCTACCCTCTTGCGCATGCTGATCGGTGAGGAGCAGCCGGACGAAGGTCAGATTTTCGTTCACGGTAGGAATGTCACGAAGATGAGACCGACCGAGATTCCCTATCTTCGACGGAAGGCCGGCGCGGTCTTTCAAGACTTTCGTCTCTTGCCGAAGAAATCCGTCTTCGACAATGTGGCGCTTCCGTTGATCGTTCAAGGTGCCTCCGAGAAAGATATCCGCCGTAAAGTCACCGAGGCATTGCGCGCGGTCGATGTCGATCATAAAAAAGATCAGTTGCCGAACAATCTCTCCACGGGAGAGCAGCAGCGTGTGTGCATTGCGCGGGCGATCGTCAATGGGCCGGTGGTGCTTTTGGCCGACGAACCCACAGGCAATCTCGACCCGGAACGTACAAGAGAGATTATGGAGTTGTTCAAATTGATCAATGCCCGAGGGACGACCGTGCTCGTCGCGACGCACGACCCTCATGTCTTGAATCACGTGAATCGGCGGGTGATCACCTTGGTGCAAGGGGTGTTATTGTCCGAACGGCGGATTGGGCAAGGGGTCGGAGTATGA